The window ATCTGCGGTATAAATATGGTTAAGCTTTCCGCAACCGATTTGTCAGATTGGTCGTGGACTAACCAATACTTTGAAACCATAGACGAGGCGATAAATGCCATACCTGCTTTCGACGATATTGCAAGACTTGATGACGGCAGTCCGCGCTATCAGTACGAAGTGCGTATATATGAAGATATTGTGCTTGATCACAACCTTGAAGTGAAGGACAAAACTTTCTACTTTGCTTCGGGCGATACGAGCCTTCACGCTTCTAACTATAAATACCAGCTTTCATTTACAAACGGTTACTCTATGATAATATCAAGAGATACAATAGACCCTAAAAACAACGTGTGCCTCTACCAGTTTAATAATAGTATAGGAAACATTACGCTCGGAAAGAACGGATATCTCAAATCCCATCCGGGTCCTACCATTGACAAGCTGACATTGGCGGACGAATCCGCCGATATCAGCGGATTGAAAGACCCCAATTATGGCGAACCTATGGTCAAAATTAAAAAATTGAGCGTTACTGCGCCGGACTGCACATTGGCAGACTTTCTTGAATATGATGATATAACGCTTGGTTACCGCGGATATTCCTATATTGATTCCCGTAATGAGTACGCATTTGATTACTTTTATAACGAAACATACCAGAAATATATAGATAACGTTGTCATAGCGGAGGCGCCTATACAAAAATTCACCGTCAAGCTTGACGAGGCGAGTAAAAACGCGGTTTATCCCGACGACGTTATAATCAACGCAAGTGTTAAAAGCGGAAACGCGACATATACGGTAGACTTGCCGAGAAATTTGACGTGCGATTGGACTGAGAGCAAACAAAGCAGCAAAAACTCCAAACTCACTTTAAGCAAAGTTCCGGCAGGAACATACGATAATATCATCGTTTATGCAGTAGGAAACGACGGATATAGAATCGGAAAATATGTATCCGTCACGGTAGGGAAAAAATCTATCGAAAATAACAACGACATAACGATTAAGATAAAGGGAAAAGACGCACCTTACGAACTCACGTACGCTCCGGGCATACAGGTTAAAGAAAGCGATGTTCAGGTGTTTGACAACGGTGTTGACGTTACAAGCTTTTTTGACATCACCGTTCCGAAAACGGTACTCTTCCCCAACACGGCTTACAATGTCACAGTTACAGCAAAAGCCGACGGCAGTTATTCGGGAGAAAGAACCGTTAATTTTACTTTGGTAAAAGCTACACCCGCAGCCGGCAGAGATTTTGTTGTTACACTGCCCTCATCGCTTGTTTACGACGGAACACCGAAAAGTGTAACTTTCGGTTCCGCTGTGGGACTTAAAGCAAGCGAAATAGGATATGCAAAAAAACTGCCGGACGGAAGTTTTGACCTTCCCACGGCAGAAGCGCCGACAGAACCCGGAACATACAAGGTTTATGTAATAATCAATTCAACACCCACCTACAATGCATATAACGACTGTGCGGCGGAATTTACAATAGAAAAAGCGGACGTTAAGTATGAATATTCAATACCGTTTGAAGAAACATACGGCTATGAGGAAGACAAAAAAATCGCCGGAAGAGTTTTGCACGCAAACAGCATTGCAGCAAACGCAAAAGCGCCGACGGGACAGATAACGGTAAAATATGTTGCATCCGGCATATCCTCTGAACACAACGAAAGCGTAGATCTCAAAGATGACGGAAGTTTTGAATTTGATCTGCCGAATACGCTTACCGCAAATACAGCTCACAATTTTACAGTATATTATTCGGGCAACGTCAACTACGAAGATAAATCAGATGCCTGCCACACGGTCATCATCACCAAGTCACAGCTTAACAGTTTGAACGTTTCAGACACCGAACACAGATATTCGCCCGGTGTTGAAAGAAAAATAACGGTATCTACACCCGACTCAAAAAAGCTTACAAACGACGATTTTGACGTTAAATACTATCTCGTTGACGAAAACTCGGGCAAACTTGCGTCTGCAGAACCCGTAAGAAAAACCGTTTCGGCAAGCAGATATTTATATGTTGTTTCGCTTAACAGCGAAAGCGCAAAATGCTACTACCTTGCAAACGAATACACGGTAAACAGCACGGATATTCCCGATATGAATACCTATACAAACATTGGTTTTATGGACATCAAAGCGTCGAGCGACTTTTCGCAGAAACCCATTTCGTTTGCAAAGGGTATTGTAAACGTTAAATCGGGCGAAAAATTCACAAACACGCTTGCAAACGAAAACGCGTCAACGGTAACTTTCCATTCCTCCGACACGGACGTTGCGGAAATTGACCAAAACGGCGAAATCACCGCTAAAAAGAGCGGTACGGCGACAATCACCGCAACAAGCACAATGGAGGGCACAACTCCCGTTTACGCAAGCTGTACGGTTAACGTTAAAAAAGAACTTGCAAAAGACAGTTTTGAATTAAAAGCTGAAACAAAGTCTTACGACGGCTCAAAATATGCAACCGTTACGGCAACTTTGAAAGACGAATTTAAAGTTGACCCGACAGACGTTGTAAAAGCGGAAATCACTGCGAAATTTGACCAACCCAATGCAGGCGGCAGAACGGTAAGTTACGAAATTACGGATATTTCCGGCAAAAATGCCGACAAATACGTTTTGTCGGACAATGCAGACGATTTGAAAGGCACGCTGGACGGCACAATCGAAAAAGCGGTTGTTACGGTTATCTGCGCAAAGGTTACCACGCGCACATTTGACGGAACGGCACAGACAGTTGACGTATCGGCAATGGCAAACGGCAGAATTTTCGACCCGTCAAACTACACCGTTAAATACAACGGTGAAAATACGGCGGTCAACGTCGGCGAATACACAATAAGCATTGAACTTACCGAGAGCGCAGACGCAAATTACACGGTTGAACCGTTTAACGCGGTGCTCAAAATCACAAACGCGTCACAGGATATATTCGCGGTTGAAAACGTTCCCGAAAACGTTTACTACGGCGACACATTTGAAATTTCGGCAACCGGCGCGAACGGCGGCGTTGAATATGAAATCGTAAACGGTGCGGAATTTGCCGAAATCATCAAAGATAACGGAATTGCAAAAGTTAAAGTAAACGGCGTCGGCAAGGTGACAATTAAAGCGACAAGCAAAAAGGACGGCTACACCGACCGCACCGCAATTAAAACTTTTGAGGCGAAAAAGAGAATTTTAACACCGACGGCGGCAGCAACAAACAGAAAATACAACGGCGAAAACGGCGTTGAAGTTGAAATTTCTCTTGCAAACTTCGCAAACGGCGACACCGTTACGGCGAGCGCGTCGGGTTCAATGATAAATTCCGACGCAGGCAACGGCAAAATCGTTTACGTAAGCGGAATTACACTCAGCGACAGCGAAAAATACACACTCGGCACAAACAGCCTGCAGACAACTGTTGATATTTCGCCGATTGAAATTGAAAGCTTCACAATTTCGGCATCGGACAAAAAATATGACGGCACGGCTAACGCACAGGCAAACGTTGACAAAATAAGCAATGTAATCGAAAGCGACAAAGGCTTTGTAAGCATTGCCGGCACGGCGGAATTTGACGGCGCGGACGCAGGCGAAAACAAGACGGTTACATTCACCGCAAGCGGGCTTTCAGGCGCAAAAGCACAGAACTATACGCTCGGCGAAACATCTGCAACGGCAAGTGCAGCTATCGAACCTTTGAAAGTTAATTTCACAGTCGGTCAGACAACGTTTGTATACGACGGAAAAGACAAGGAAATAAACGTTTCCGCAACCGACGAAAACGGCAGAATTTTTAAAGATTTCAGCGTAAGCTACGATGCAGCACCCAACGAGGCAGGAACATACACCGCGACAATTTCAATCGACAGCACAAACTACATCACCGATCATGGCAGCATCACGGTGACGGTTGAAAACGCAACGCAAAGCCAGCTTGTAATCGCAGGACTTCCCGGAACTGTTGAATACGGCGACAGATTTAAACTCGAAGCTTTCGGCGGCGCGGACAACGGAACCGTTTCGTGGGAAGTGACCGACGGAAAAGCAAGCATAACAAACGACGGCGAAGTTTTTGTTGAAGGAACGGGCAAAATTGAAATCACGGCGGTTAAGACGAGCGACAACTACTCGGATATTTCGTCCAAAGTGATATTTACCGCAATGCCGAAAAACATCACGTTTGATTTTGACTGTCTCGAACAGACATTCGGCAGTACGCTCGGCAAAGTAAAGGTTATTCCGAGCGATGACAGAATTGCTGAAAGCAACTTTGAGGTAACATACGACGGCAGTGAGGAATTTCCGGCAAACGCAGGCAAATACAAGGTTGAGGTTAAAACATTAAGCCCGAACTACAAAGGCTCGGCACGTGCTACGCTTGTAATTGCCAAGGCACAGGCAACAGGCAAAATTCAGATAAACAATAAGTTTACTTACGGCGACGCAGTTTCGGCATCGGTTACGGATATTCCCGACAACACAAGCGCAAAAATCACATACGCAGGCACGAGAATTTACATTCCGCAGGAGGAAGCTCCGAAAAACGCAGGAAATTACACCGCGATTGCTGAAATCACGGGTGAAAACTACGAAACACTGACGGTTACAAAGAATTTCACAATCGAAAAAGCAAATCTCACCGTCAAAGCGCAGAACGCAAGCCGTGCATACGGTGACGCTAACCCCGTATTTAAACTTATATACGACGGATTTATAAACGGCGAGGACGAAAGCGTACTTTTATACGAACCCACCGCAACGGTTAACGCGAACGCGTCAAGCGCGGTAGGCGAATATAACATCACGATTTCGGGCGGATATGCCGAAAACTACAAGTTTGCCTACGACAACACAGGCGTGCTTGAAATTACAGGCGCGACAGATGCAAAGCTTTACATTACCGGCACAAGCTCGGCATATGTAAACGACAGCTTCAATCTTTCCGCATTCTACGGCAACACAAAGATAAATGCAACCTGGAAAAGCTCGAACACCGACGTTGCGGAGGTTGACGAAAACGGCACGGTTACGGCAAAAAGCGCAGGCACGGCAACAATCACCGCAACTGCCGGCGAAAACTACGGCAACGCGGAGGCAACATTTGACATCACGGTAAAACAGTCGAACATAACACTTGTTCCGACAGACACCGTTAAAATTTACAACGGCGAAAGACAGGAAATTTCGTTTGAACCCGTTTCGGGCTTTACTCCCGTAGTCGGAGAAAATGTTACGGTCAAATACGTTCTCACCGCCGACCCGACGGTTACAGAGCCGATTAAGGCAGGCACATACAGCGTAACCTACACGGTAACGGACAAAAGCTTTGTCGGCGGCGGAACGGCGACAATGTATATCACCAAAGCAAATATAACAGTAATACCCAAAAACATTACAAAGGTTTACGGCGACAAACCGATTTTCAGACTCGTACCGTCAATGCAGACCTCGCTCGTTTCCGACGATATTCTCTTATCGCTCGCGGAAAATGCAAGATTTAGCTGCGGTGGAACGGCAGAAAACGCAAAAGTCGGACAGTATGACATCGTTGTTGTTTTGGGAACATACGAAAACGAAAACCTCACATTCACGGTTGACGGAACGGGTACTCTTGATGTTACAAAGGCTCCCCTCACCGTTAGAGTTAAAGATGTAAGCTTTGAATACGGTGCGGAAATGCCGTTACTTGAACCTGAATTTACAGGATTTAAAAACAACGAAACAAAAGACGTTCTCGGCGGCATACCCGAATTTTCGTACAACGGAATAACAAACGTAAGCGACGCAAAAACGTATACGGAACAAACAAGCGTAAGCGGATTTACGTCGGACAATTACGAGATTGAATACCAAAAAGGAAACGTTACCGTTACACCGATAAGCGTTACGGCAAGCGCAGGCACAGCGAAAAAATCGTATCTTACAATTTTGCTTGACAAGGCGGTAAAAGGTCTTACAAAAGAAAACTTCACCGTTAAGGCAGGCGAAATTACAACAGAGCTTACAGACGTAAAAGAGAGCGCGGACGGCAAGACATACACGTTAAACGGAAGTTTTGCGGCCGGCGTGGAATACACAGTTGAAATAAGCTATGCAAACAACAATTACAGTATTATCGGAAACACCGTAAAACTTACTCCGTCAGGCTCATCGGGCGGAAACGGCGGTGGCGGCGGAAGCTCATCGGTATCGTCTTACACCGTTTCGTTTAACACAAACGGCGCAGATAAAATTGCAAGCCGGACTGTTAAAAAGAACGAAACGGCAAAAGAACCCGCAGAACCTAAAAAAGACGGTTTTGTGTTTGACGGCTGGTATTCCGACAAGAATTTGACGGTTAAATACGATTTTGCCGAAAAGGTGACAAAGAACATCACGCTTTACGCGAAATGGACTGAAAGCACAAATGATAACAGCGAAAAACAGATTATCCTCACAATCGGCAATAAAGACGCGCTTGTTTTCGGAACAGAGAAATCGAACGACGTTGCACCGAAAATCGTAAACAACCGCACAATGCTCCCTGCAAGATTTGCAGCCGAAAACCTCGGTGCGTTAGTTTTGTGGGACGAAGAAAAAGAGCTTGTGACAATAAAAGGCAAGAACCTTGAAACAAACGAAGATGTGGAAATTCTCATCACAATCGGCGCGGAAAACGCCGTTGTAAACGGCAAAGAGGTAAAACTCGACTCCCCCGCTTTTGTGGAGAACGACCGCACATATACACCCATACGCTTTATATCAGAAGAACTCGGCGCAAAAGTTGAGTGGATTGAAAGCGAACAAAAGGTTGTAATTACAGTAAAATAAGAAGCAAAACCAAAAATCCCGTCTGCATAACGCAGACGGGATTTTATTTTGCTTATTGCTTTTTTATTATTTTCACTTTTCTTATCAGTTTTCCTTATTTGTATTCATCTGTCTGTATTTTCCGGGGGTTATGCCCTCCAGCTTTTTAAACACCCTTATAAAGCCTATATCGTTTGAATATCCCACCATATTGGCGACCTGAAAAACGGTATATTTATCATTTTTCAAAAGCTCTTTCGCGTAGTCAACCCTCACGCGTGCGATATAGTTTTGCAGATTTTCGCCCTTATGCTTTTTAAAAAGCACCGACAAATACTGCCCCGTGATGTTAAATTCGTCCGCGATAACGGTGTTGCTGAGGTTGTTGTTCATATAGTGCGCGTCGATATATTTTTCAATATCCGAAATCATTTTCAGCGCACGGTTGGACTGAATGTCGCGGTAGTCGGTGATGTTTTCACAGCTTGCCGAAAGCGCGGTAATCGCCTCGTTATACGAATTTGCAAGACTCTCTATCCCCTTTTTGAGCGAGCTTATGCTAATTCCCACGCGCACCGAAAATTCCTTTGTCATAATGTCGGACAAAAGCGTGCAGACAAATTTAACGTCCTCGATAAACGCCTCCTCGTTCTCGTCCTCAACGTTTACCATAAATACGATATTCCCCGACGCATCAATAATTTTTTCGTACAGATAAAGCGTGTTGAAAAGCTCGTCCGCCATATTGTTTATTGCGTAGTAAATAACGCTTTTTTCGTCGTCGGAATAGCTTTTTATATCGCTTACGTTCACCACAACAACGGCATAATTTTCGTATATAAACGGCAGATTGTATTTTTTGAACATCTCGTCAATCGCCGCGGAATTTGCGCTGTTTGTCAGAATATCGCCCAGCGCGGCGCTTTTCATCTGCTCGCTTTGGCGCGATATAACCGCGTCCATTTTCTTGTTTTTTATGGTAAGGTCCTCAACCACCGAATGAATAAAATCCATCTCGTCGCGGCAGTCGTTTTCAAACGCGCCGTTTCGGCTGAGCTTGTCGATTACGTGCTTAATCGGCTGATAATTCTTCTTCAAAAGCATTTGTGCAATAAACACGCCGATAATTAAATATCCGAGCGAAAACAAAAGAACAAGGTGCTTAAGCTTTGTAATCTCGCTTAAAAACACGTCTTTTGAAAGTGCAACAATGTAAATCCAGCCGTTTTCGCCCGTCGATTTTGTGTATGTGAGCATTTCGTTTGTGTTTGAAAGTTCGATGATGTCACTGCTCTGCGAAAGATATTTGACAAGCTTTTTCGGGTCGGATTTCATCTCGCTTGAATTTTTGTAAATAACCTCTCCGTTTTTGTCGAGAATAAGCGTAAGCGCACCGTTTCCGCCCGAAATGGGGTTTAAAACCTTGCTGATTTTCTCGCCGTCAATGCGTATGAGAAGCTTAAAATCCGAACGTTTATAGTCGTTTCGCGGAAAACTCTGCGAATACGTGATATACGCGCCCGAAAGGCTGTCCGTCATACCCGTACCGCTGAATTTTTTGTAGTCGTAAACGTTTAAATACGACGACACAAAATCGGAATACTCCGTCTTTTTATACTGCGGATTTGAGTTGTAAAACGTTTTTGCGCTCATAACCTCCGAGCTTGACAAAACCGTTTCGTCCTTTGTTATGTATAAATAAACGTTGTCCGCAACGCGTGCGCGCGAACGGATTTCGTAAAGTATTCGGTTAAGCTCGATATAGTTGCTTCCCTTAAATTCGTCTATGCTCCGTCTGCCCTCACAAAGGTCCGCAATAACGGGGTTCGACTCAAAATTGTCGGCAATAAGCTCAACCTCAGTGATATAATTTTCTATGATATGCTTGGACTGTTCGAGCATAGAAATATTATACTGATAAAAATATTCTTTTTTGTCCTTTTCAAAACTGAAATATGCCGCGGCGAAAATCGTCAGCGAAAAACAGAGCAAAATCAAATATGATACAAAAAACTTTACAAACAGCTTGTTTTGACGGTAAAACTTTGATTTCAAAAATTTTCCCCTCCGTGCAAATGTGTATAGTTATATACTAATACAAAACGGGAGAAAAGTAAACTAAATTTTAAAATTTCCCTTTTTCCAGTTTATGTATACGTCAACGTCCGCGCCGATTTTGCAAATTACGGGTTTTTCGTCCTCACTTTTGCGCGCCTCGCAAATAAGGCTCACGGTTTCGCCGTTTTTCAAAGGATAATTTTCTATTCCGTGACGGCAGGTGAGGTTTACGTCCCACACAATTTTGTTCTCGCTGATATTGCCCTTTATGCCGAGGACGTATTCAATGAGTACCGCAACGGGCGCAAGTCCCGTCCAGCCGACAAAATCACCGCGCGCGGACGAGTTTTTGCCGAAGATGTCGGGCGCGTAGTTTTCCCACACCGTACCCGTTTCTTCAAAGCATTTTACAACGTTTTCAACGTGATTTAAGCCTATTTCGTGCGCAAGACGCGTCTTTTTGCAGTTTTCAAGCCCTTTTAAAATCATATACGTTGCGGGCGCCCACACCGCACCGCACCAGTATCCGCCCGTCGGAACAAAATTTTCGTCCGACGCGGAAAGTGACGGCACGCGGTGGGTTCGGTTAAATTCGTTTTCGTTTTCAAGGTGCGATACAAACCTGTCCAGCCGTTCGCCCGGCACAGAACCCGAAATAAGTCCCCAGTATGACGCAACGCTCATAACGCCGTTAAGACGTCCGTCACGCCATTTGTCGTAATAAAACGCGGTTTTTTCGTCCCAAAGTTCGGTATTTATGATGTTTTCAAGATTTTTTATTTCGTTTTTCAAAAATTCAGTTTCATCACTTCTTTTAAGCACCTTTGCCATTTTTATGAGGCATTTTGCGCTTAAAACCTGCTGAAAACAGGTGTCAATCCACACCTGATGCCCGTGCGAAAAGCTTACGTCATAGCCTTTCATAAGGCGCGGAGTGTTGTCCATTCCGCACCCCCAGCCCGACGACCAATAACTGCCGTCGCGCCAGGTGCGGTTTTCCATATACCACTTATGATAAGCCATAAGCGGGTCGAACACGCTTGCAAGACGCTTTTCATCACCCGTCGATATGTAGTAATCCCACTCGCACCAACCCATTATATCGGGACCCGTGCTTATGGGGTCGTGGCGCGCAAAGTAGTCACCGCCGTCACTTTCGCGTATTTCACGGCAGATAAAGCCGTCGCGGTGCTGTTTTGCATAAAAATTGTCCAGCGTTTTCTGGAAATCAAACGCGCGCCGTCCGTATTTTGCAAACATCAGAATAAACGACGTATCCCACATAAAAATCGCACCGTTGAATGCCGCGTCGATAAAATTTGTCACAAATCCGCTGTTTTCAAACGGTTTTTTAAGGTTTGCAAACGCAAGTTTCCACACCTTGTTATAGCAGTCGAGCGTACTTTCATAT of the Qingrenia yutianensis genome contains:
- a CDS encoding stalk domain-containing protein, whose product is MTKPNRLISILLSVIMLVSLFPQAIFAADNPVAKIGSTEYETLEDAFEAAFGEAVTIKLLNNAVLQAGVDIYTALTIDMQGHSISAVNDDILIDIATSPGDKVVFKNGVLNVNLSVTDADTTITAPDGEDFAVNGTVYVDDESASLKISGARVGINGTFKTSSPDIDISGTIRAVDLAEEITLLGGNSSNKIVGAAEIGGTLSDVQYTPDEYGYGTYMVGDTPAKQIKIEEAGDEPAKPSPTVSPEGVKIYTGQEGTFNITFDSDEKLEAYVQKNGLDDITATLSEDQKTVTVSVSKDYVPKDPDKIDIGETFTLYVHVVGDALRQAKTEFTVVKCSHPKDKIEDDESDATTCRCTICGINMVKLSATDLSDWSWTNQYFETIDEAINAIPAFDDIARLDDGSPRYQYEVRIYEDIVLDHNLEVKDKTFYFASGDTSLHASNYKYQLSFTNGYSMIISRDTIDPKNNVCLYQFNNSIGNITLGKNGYLKSHPGPTIDKLTLADESADISGLKDPNYGEPMVKIKKLSVTAPDCTLADFLEYDDITLGYRGYSYIDSRNEYAFDYFYNETYQKYIDNVVIAEAPIQKFTVKLDEASKNAVYPDDVIINASVKSGNATYTVDLPRNLTCDWTESKQSSKNSKLTLSKVPAGTYDNIIVYAVGNDGYRIGKYVSVTVGKKSIENNNDITIKIKGKDAPYELTYAPGIQVKESDVQVFDNGVDVTSFFDITVPKTVLFPNTAYNVTVTAKADGSYSGERTVNFTLVKATPAAGRDFVVTLPSSLVYDGTPKSVTFGSAVGLKASEIGYAKKLPDGSFDLPTAEAPTEPGTYKVYVIINSTPTYNAYNDCAAEFTIEKADVKYEYSIPFEETYGYEEDKKIAGRVLHANSIAANAKAPTGQITVKYVASGISSEHNESVDLKDDGSFEFDLPNTLTANTAHNFTVYYSGNVNYEDKSDACHTVIITKSQLNSLNVSDTEHRYSPGVERKITVSTPDSKKLTNDDFDVKYYLVDENSGKLASAEPVRKTVSASRYLYVVSLNSESAKCYYLANEYTVNSTDIPDMNTYTNIGFMDIKASSDFSQKPISFAKGIVNVKSGEKFTNTLANENASTVTFHSSDTDVAEIDQNGEITAKKSGTATITATSTMEGTTPVYASCTVNVKKELAKDSFELKAETKSYDGSKYATVTATLKDEFKVDPTDVVKAEITAKFDQPNAGGRTVSYEITDISGKNADKYVLSDNADDLKGTLDGTIEKAVVTVICAKVTTRTFDGTAQTVDVSAMANGRIFDPSNYTVKYNGENTAVNVGEYTISIELTESADANYTVEPFNAVLKITNASQDIFAVENVPENVYYGDTFEISATGANGGVEYEIVNGAEFAEIIKDNGIAKVKVNGVGKVTIKATSKKDGYTDRTAIKTFEAKKRILTPTAAATNRKYNGENGVEVEISLANFANGDTVTASASGSMINSDAGNGKIVYVSGITLSDSEKYTLGTNSLQTTVDISPIEIESFTISASDKKYDGTANAQANVDKISNVIESDKGFVSIAGTAEFDGADAGENKTVTFTASGLSGAKAQNYTLGETSATASAAIEPLKVNFTVGQTTFVYDGKDKEINVSATDENGRIFKDFSVSYDAAPNEAGTYTATISIDSTNYITDHGSITVTVENATQSQLVIAGLPGTVEYGDRFKLEAFGGADNGTVSWEVTDGKASITNDGEVFVEGTGKIEITAVKTSDNYSDISSKVIFTAMPKNITFDFDCLEQTFGSTLGKVKVIPSDDRIAESNFEVTYDGSEEFPANAGKYKVEVKTLSPNYKGSARATLVIAKAQATGKIQINNKFTYGDAVSASVTDIPDNTSAKITYAGTRIYIPQEEAPKNAGNYTAIAEITGENYETLTVTKNFTIEKANLTVKAQNASRAYGDANPVFKLIYDGFINGEDESVLLYEPTATVNANASSAVGEYNITISGGYAENYKFAYDNTGVLEITGATDAKLYITGTSSAYVNDSFNLSAFYGNTKINATWKSSNTDVAEVDENGTVTAKSAGTATITATAGENYGNAEATFDITVKQSNITLVPTDTVKIYNGERQEISFEPVSGFTPVVGENVTVKYVLTADPTVTEPIKAGTYSVTYTVTDKSFVGGGTATMYITKANITVIPKNITKVYGDKPIFRLVPSMQTSLVSDDILLSLAENARFSCGGTAENAKVGQYDIVVVLGTYENENLTFTVDGTGTLDVTKAPLTVRVKDVSFEYGAEMPLLEPEFTGFKNNETKDVLGGIPEFSYNGITNVSDAKTYTEQTSVSGFTSDNYEIEYQKGNVTVTPISVTASAGTAKKSYLTILLDKAVKGLTKENFTVKAGEITTELTDVKESADGKTYTLNGSFAAGVEYTVEISYANNNYSIIGNTVKLTPSGSSGGNGGGGGSSSVSSYTVSFNTNGADKIASRTVKKNETAKEPAEPKKDGFVFDGWYSDKNLTVKYDFAEKVTKNITLYAKWTESTNDNSEKQIILTIGNKDALVFGTEKSNDVAPKIVNNRTMLPARFAAENLGALVLWDEEKELVTIKGKNLETNEDVEILITIGAENAVVNGKEVKLDSPAFVENDRTYTPIRFISEELGAKVEWIESEQKVVITVK
- a CDS encoding AraC family transcriptional regulator; this encodes MKSKFYRQNKLFVKFFVSYLILLCFSLTIFAAAYFSFEKDKKEYFYQYNISMLEQSKHIIENYITEVELIADNFESNPVIADLCEGRRSIDEFKGSNYIELNRILYEIRSRARVADNVYLYITKDETVLSSSEVMSAKTFYNSNPQYKKTEYSDFVSSYLNVYDYKKFSGTGMTDSLSGAYITYSQSFPRNDYKRSDFKLLIRIDGEKISKVLNPISGGNGALTLILDKNGEVIYKNSSEMKSDPKKLVKYLSQSSDIIELSNTNEMLTYTKSTGENGWIYIVALSKDVFLSEITKLKHLVLLFSLGYLIIGVFIAQMLLKKNYQPIKHVIDKLSRNGAFENDCRDEMDFIHSVVEDLTIKNKKMDAVISRQSEQMKSAALGDILTNSANSAAIDEMFKKYNLPFIYENYAVVVVNVSDIKSYSDDEKSVIYYAINNMADELFNTLYLYEKIIDASGNIVFMVNVEDENEEAFIEDVKFVCTLLSDIMTKEFSVRVGISISSLKKGIESLANSYNEAITALSASCENITDYRDIQSNRALKMISDIEKYIDAHYMNNNLSNTVIADEFNITGQYLSVLFKKHKGENLQNYIARVRVDYAKELLKNDKYTVFQVANMVGYSNDIGFIRVFKKLEGITPGKYRQMNTNKEN
- a CDS encoding MGH1-like glycoside hydrolase domain-containing protein — its product is MRTYQVNESSFYIDEPYVKNNTFIGKNAENEDLPEYEKIKNLLPVPIMDGYESTLDCYNKVWKLAFANLKKPFENSGFVTNFIDAAFNGAIFMWDTSFILMFAKYGRRAFDFQKTLDNFYAKQHRDGFICREIRESDGGDYFARHDPISTGPDIMGWCEWDYYISTGDEKRLASVFDPLMAYHKWYMENRTWRDGSYWSSGWGCGMDNTPRLMKGYDVSFSHGHQVWIDTCFQQVLSAKCLIKMAKVLKRSDETEFLKNEIKNLENIINTELWDEKTAFYYDKWRDGRLNGVMSVASYWGLISGSVPGERLDRFVSHLENENEFNRTHRVPSLSASDENFVPTGGYWCGAVWAPATYMILKGLENCKKTRLAHEIGLNHVENVVKCFEETGTVWENYAPDIFGKNSSARGDFVGWTGLAPVAVLIEYVLGIKGNISENKIVWDVNLTCRHGIENYPLKNGETVSLICEARKSEDEKPVICKIGADVDVYINWKKGNFKI